Proteins from one Xenopus tropicalis strain Nigerian chromosome 1, UCB_Xtro_10.0, whole genome shotgun sequence genomic window:
- the ostc gene encoding oligosaccharyltransferase complex subunit ostc yields MESLYRVPFTVLECPNLKLKKPSWLHMPSAMTVYAMVVVSYFLITGGIIYDVIVEPPSVGSMTDEHGHQRPVAFLAYRVNGQYIMEGLASSFLFTMGGLGFIILDRSNAPNIPKLNRFLLLFIGFVCVLLSFFMARVFMRMKLPGYLMG; encoded by the exons ATGGAGAGCCTGTACCGGGTCCCGTTTACTGTGCTGGAATGCCCCAACCTCAAGCTGAAGAAGCCCTCATGGCTGCACATGCCATCTGCAATGACTGTATATGCCATGGTGGTTGTCTCCTATTTTCTTATCACTGGAG GGATAATATATGATGTAATTGTGGAACCACCTAGTGTTGGCTCTATGACCGATGAACATGGGCATCAGAGGCCAGTGGCTTTTCTAGCCTACAG AGTAAATGGACAGTACATTATGGAAGGCCTGGCCTCCAGCTTCCTCTTCACAATGGGTGGTCTTGGATTTATAATCTTAGATCGTTCGAATGCACCAAACATCCCAAAGCTAAACAGGTTCCTCCTGCTCTTTATTGGCTTTGTCTGTGTCCTGCTCAGCTTTTTCATGGCCAGAGTTTTCATGAGGATGAAGCTTCC TGGATACCTTATGGGATGA